TAAAGCTTTAGCTAGTAACTCTATCTGTGTTGCGTTGAGCGTAGCGCCATCAGCTACCGTAGCTCTCTCCCCTAAGACGCTGAGCCAGTATCCGTAATCCCACCACGAAATAATTACGGAGTCTTTAGGTGTGTTGTTCTTAATCCATTCTAGAGTATCTAGCCAGGCAGGCACGTTTCTCCCGAAACCGAGACCTGAGTCTAGTATCATCGGTGTCTGAGACTTGTAGGCAGGCACCCAGACAGTTACTCCCTGGAACAACGTAGCGAACAGGTAAGCAACCATCAACGAAGCGCTCAGCAAAGCTAGCATCAAGTCTTTCTTTCTAGAGAGATATGGGACTAGTAAAGCAATGAAGCTACCTTGAGAAATTGACACGATGCAGTTCAGGTATGGGAAGAAGTAAGATACGTTAGCTGTGGCGTACGTTGCTAGTAGCACCATTAAGCCTACGAAGAGATCTAAAACACTCTTCTTAACAAAAGCTCTGTACGCGAAGTATGCGAGCATCAAAAGCGAGATGATGAAAGGAGCCCCACTACTCCATATGAAGTTCTGCGGGCTTGCTGACGCGTACTCCTGCACAGTACCTACCAACACGTGCGTCATTTCCCCTAAACCCATCGCGGCCAGACCCTTACCTTTCAAGTGGAGGAAGCCTGTAGTAAGTCCCACGAGACCGCCCACACCTATCAAGACTATCAAGAGCAAGTAGATGAAACGCCACTTAGTTAAGAGAGGGTACTTTAACTTAACTACTTTCTGAGTCGCTACGTGCTCTAATAGTAGAGCAATACCTATAACGGCAAAACCTAACGGTATTAGTATGCCTACACTCAAAACCAGGTATAAGGGGCCGTAAAAAGGCAGTATAGCTATAGTCAAAGCAAGAGGTAATGTCTCAAAACCCCAAAGTATTAAGTCTTCTTTAGCAACCTTAGTTATCAGGGGTTGCAGAACCAACTGCAAGAAAATAGCTGCTAGAAGTAAGTTGAAGCCCGCCCACCCGGCGGCAGTCAAGGACATGAAAATACCGCACAGTAACGCGTCAACGTAACTCCTTCTCTTCCAGGTTCTCACGTGGAAGTATGTAGCCAGGAAAATAAAGCCTAATCCAGCAGAGTACTTTACTGTGAAGCCCGCTAACTGCCTGCTATTAAAGATTATCGCCGCCACTAAAGAAGAAACGGCGGCGGGGATGTCACCCCACAATTCCCTAGTAGTTAAGTAGATGCCTATTAAGGACAATATGAAGAAAACTACAGGAACATACATCATCCACTCATACAAGCTCAAACCAGGACTGAATAAGCGTGCTACATAGTATGTAATAACAGAAAACATCGGTGTTAGAGGCAGGGAAGACCTAACAAAGTCTCTCCCCCAAGGATACCAGAAAATATGTGTTTCCTCGTTATGCTCGTTTAAGCTGAAGAAATAAGCGAGACCCTTCTCAAG
Above is a genomic segment from Zestosphaera sp. containing:
- a CDS encoding STT3 domain-containing protein produces the protein MSLGFRGLRRKHVTMLVSLVVLLASAVIGSYLRLYPVFNSFESGYGPMLNELDPYSEYWTAEKLLEKGLAYFFSLNEHNEETHIFWYPWGRDFVRSSLPLTPMFSVITYYVARLFSPGLSLYEWMMYVPVVFFILSLIGIYLTTRELWGDIPAAVSSLVAAIIFNSRQLAGFTVKYSAGLGFIFLATYFHVRTWKRRSYVDALLCGIFMSLTAAGWAGFNLLLAAIFLQLVLQPLITKVAKEDLILWGFETLPLALTIAILPFYGPLYLVLSVGILIPLGFAVIGIALLLEHVATQKVVKLKYPLLTKWRFIYLLLIVLIGVGGLVGLTTGFLHLKGKGLAAMGLGEMTHVLVGTVQEYASASPQNFIWSSGAPFIISLLMLAYFAYRAFVKKSVLDLFVGLMVLLATYATANVSYFFPYLNCIVSISQGSFIALLVPYLSRKKDLMLALLSASLMVAYLFATLFQGVTVWVPAYKSQTPMILDSGLGFGRNVPAWLDTLEWIKNNTPKDSVIISWWDYGYWLSVLGERATVADGATLNATQIELLAKALTGTEEEAFEIFTRYFRVPPDKTYVVLYDVVLFSEQLSSAYVGPLAFQGGTFIGADMAKGISAIYKIAGKNPPTTTVTIGQYSYLMPNWTSQTLTNATLYKIFLHSVHEVFGTTGYPVRFLYGALQYPQYAPRLEKPVLTIFKPAHIAVSQLYEGSSVYVVVAVYKMGD